From one Bacteroides eggerthii genomic stretch:
- a CDS encoding HEAT repeat domain-containing protein produces the protein MRKLITGSLMLCSILSLRAQTFVKPAVKVKDTSFAVITDKGTFQACEAELKAYQEILGKEGLPTFIVYNEWKKPEDVKKVIVKLYKKDKLEGVVFVGDIPIPMLRKAQHMTSAFKMDEKNNDWRDSSVPSDRFYDDFDLQFDFLKQDSVENNFFYYNLAIKSPQQIRCDIYSARVKAVDNGEEPHAQISRYLKKVVAEHQTNNKLDQFFSYTGDGSYSNSLTAWTPETFTIREQMPGVFDKEGRARFIRYNFSDYPKDDVINMLKRTDLDLSIFHEHGMPERQYLSGSPATNRWNAHVDAMKYYYRGLARRKQDNKKSFDEMLDMMKNTYGLDTTWIAGYDDPKVIAEDSLLDLRTGIILSEVTEFKPNSRMVIFDACYNGDFREKDYIAGRYIMSEGKCVTTFANSVNVLQDKMANEMLGLLGMGARVGQWAKLTNILESHITGDPTLRFQSINEVDANALFKEPYSESRMLELLQSPYADIQNFALHNLYRNDYPGISDLLRKTFETSPFMMVRFTCLALLEKIGDKNFREVLHLAITDSYEFIRRTSVRMMQHVGLNEYVYPQIKAYVEDNLSERVAFNVSLGLQVFDQAAVQAAIDKVMAETYVLQDKEDMRKVLEDANNSRSMQKELLSKETSERWRILYCNSLKNYMAHACVDGLLALLTDSSESEKLKTCLLEAFAWFTHSYRKPDILRVCDQLRKDKSLSENLREEADRTYYRLKN, from the coding sequence ATGCGTAAATTAATAACTGGAAGTTTGATGCTCTGCAGCATATTATCTCTGCGGGCACAGACATTTGTTAAACCGGCTGTGAAAGTAAAGGATACCTCTTTTGCTGTAATTACAGATAAAGGGACATTTCAGGCTTGCGAAGCCGAGCTTAAAGCCTATCAGGAGATTCTAGGAAAGGAAGGGTTGCCTACGTTCATCGTATACAATGAATGGAAGAAACCGGAAGATGTAAAGAAAGTTATTGTTAAGCTCTACAAAAAGGATAAATTGGAAGGAGTGGTATTTGTCGGTGATATTCCTATTCCAATGCTCCGCAAAGCCCAGCATATGACTTCCGCTTTTAAAATGGATGAGAAAAACAATGACTGGAGAGACTCTTCAGTGCCCAGCGACCGTTTCTACGATGATTTCGACCTACAATTCGATTTTTTGAAACAGGACAGTGTCGAAAATAATTTCTTCTATTATAATTTGGCTATAAAATCTCCACAGCAAATTCGGTGTGACATATATTCTGCACGTGTCAAAGCTGTTGATAACGGCGAAGAACCGCATGCGCAAATCAGCCGCTATTTAAAAAAAGTGGTGGCTGAGCACCAGACAAACAATAAATTAGACCAATTCTTCTCCTATACAGGTGATGGCTCTTACTCTAACTCATTGACTGCATGGACACCGGAAACCTTTACTATCCGCGAACAGATGCCGGGCGTATTCGATAAAGAAGGACGGGCCCGTTTCATCCGTTATAATTTCAGCGATTATCCCAAGGACGATGTCATTAATATGCTGAAACGCACAGATCTGGACTTGTCTATTTTTCATGAGCATGGTATGCCCGAACGTCAATATCTTTCCGGTAGTCCCGCTACTAATAGGTGGAATGCTCATGTAGATGCAATGAAGTACTATTATCGTGGTTTAGCACGTAGAAAGCAAGACAACAAAAAGTCTTTCGACGAAATGCTGGATATGATGAAAAACACATATGGTTTGGACACTACTTGGATTGCAGGCTATGATGATCCCAAAGTAATTGCAGAAGATTCTTTACTAGACCTGCGCACCGGTATTATCCTATCGGAAGTTACAGAGTTTAAGCCTAATAGCCGTATGGTAATTTTCGATGCATGCTATAATGGTGATTTTCGGGAAAAAGATTACATTGCCGGACGTTATATCATGTCGGAGGGAAAATGCGTAACTACTTTTGCCAATTCAGTCAATGTACTGCAAGATAAAATGGCAAACGAGATGCTCGGCCTGTTAGGCATGGGAGCACGAGTGGGGCAATGGGCTAAATTGACGAATATTCTCGAATCGCACATTACCGGTGACCCTACTCTACGTTTTCAATCTATCAATGAGGTAGATGCCAATGCTTTGTTCAAAGAACCATATAGTGAGTCCCGCATGTTGGAGTTATTACAGTCGCCCTATGCCGACATACAGAATTTTGCTTTGCACAACCTTTATCGCAATGACTATCCGGGTATTTCTGATTTATTAAGAAAAACTTTTGAAACTTCCCCGTTCATGATGGTACGTTTCACCTGCTTGGCATTGCTTGAGAAGATTGGTGACAAAAACTTCCGGGAAGTCTTACACTTGGCCATTACGGATTCCTATGAATTTATTCGTCGTACCTCTGTTCGTATGATGCAACATGTGGGACTGAACGAGTATGTTTATCCGCAAATCAAAGCCTATGTAGAAGACAACCTATCCGAGCGTGTGGCATTTAATGTGAGTTTGGGGCTTCAGGTCTTTGATCAGGCAGCCGTACAGGCGGCAATTGATAAAGTAATGGCTGAGACCTATGTGTTGCAAGACAAGGAGGATATGCGTAAGGTTTTGGAGGATGCCAATAATAGTCGTAGCATGCAAAAAGAGTTATTAAGCAAAGAAACCTCCGAACGTTGGCGCATCCTTTATTGCAATTCTCTGAAAAATTATATGGCACATGCCTGTGTAGACGGCCTCTTGGCTTTACTTACCGACTCCAGTGAAAGTGAAAAGCTAAAAACTTGTTTATTGGAGGCTTTTGCTTGGTTCACTCATTCTTATCGGAAGCCTGACATCCTTCGGGTATGCGATCAACTGAGAAAAGATAAGAGCTTATCCGAGAACCTTCGTGAAGAAGCCGACCGTACATATTACAGACTTAAAAATTAA
- a CDS encoding HEAT repeat domain-containing protein, which translates to MIKKIIYLAFLLPLAGNAQTTVIKPLVKQPTAFAIITDNQTYANTKDAMHQYKTAVEDDGLATYLISGDWQNPDQVKQMIIKTYQECPSLEGLVLIGDVPVALVRNAQHMTTAFKMNEKAFPWDQSSVPTDRFYDDLNLKFEFIRQDSVNHQHFYYKLTEDSPQRLNPTFYSARIKYPEKKEGDKYAAIASYLKKAAAAKADKHNQLDRVFSFNGGSYNSDCLIVWMDDEKAYMENFPLAFGRQMGFKHWNFRMKHPMKYKLFSELQRKDLDLFMFHEHGMPTGQLINDELACTDFNNRYKMLKSTLYNAVMAHVGKRDKDTLRIQMQEKRQVNEVFFKDLDNPKFWEADSLHYADERIVTEDLMKRNLSTNPKMIMFDACYNGSFHENDYIAGQYIFNDGQTLVAQGNTRNVLQDRWTIEMIGLLSHGVRAGQYNKLIASLEGHLFGDPTFRFAPVEANTLSTDITLHKNDKAYWKNLLNSPYADVQSLAMRMLADTDTQKELSPLLLKKYRESGFNTVRMEAIKLLSRYQDDNFIEALREGLNDAYEMVARQSAIYAGFVGDDSLLPAIVEALVEHNERLRVQMSANKALSLYPKEKVEKVIEDFYAKVDRLNENEEKKRLLRSLERMCVQEAKVHQTLMDVAAPEAKRISAIRNVRNYTFHFHVDDYLNVIRDAGNPQEVRVVMAEALGWFTNSVQRPHILEEIKKMQQTANLPEDLKAELEQTIKRLSL; encoded by the coding sequence ATGATTAAAAAAATAATATATCTGGCATTTCTTTTGCCACTGGCAGGAAATGCACAAACAACAGTCATAAAGCCATTGGTCAAGCAACCTACCGCTTTTGCTATTATAACAGATAACCAGACTTATGCAAATACCAAAGATGCCATGCATCAGTACAAAACTGCGGTTGAAGATGATGGTTTGGCAACTTATCTGATCAGCGGTGATTGGCAAAATCCAGATCAAGTCAAACAGATGATCATCAAAACATATCAAGAATGCCCTTCATTGGAAGGTCTGGTTTTAATCGGTGATGTGCCTGTCGCATTGGTACGTAATGCACAACACATGACTACTGCATTCAAAATGAATGAGAAAGCCTTTCCTTGGGATCAGTCTTCCGTACCTACCGACCGCTTTTATGATGATCTGAACTTAAAGTTTGAGTTCATCAGGCAAGACTCAGTAAATCATCAGCATTTCTACTACAAATTGACGGAAGACAGTCCCCAGCGGCTAAATCCTACTTTCTATTCGGCTCGTATCAAGTATCCGGAAAAAAAGGAAGGGGATAAATATGCGGCCATTGCCTCATATTTGAAGAAAGCTGCTGCTGCCAAGGCAGATAAGCATAATCAATTGGATCGGGTATTCTCATTCAATGGTGGTTCTTACAATTCCGATTGCCTGATTGTATGGATGGATGACGAAAAAGCTTATATGGAGAACTTTCCATTAGCTTTTGGTCGTCAAATGGGATTCAAACATTGGAACTTCCGAATGAAACACCCTATGAAATATAAGTTATTCAGCGAATTGCAACGAAAGGACCTTGACTTATTTATGTTTCATGAGCATGGAATGCCAACAGGGCAGCTTATTAATGATGAATTGGCATGCACAGATTTCAATAATCGTTATAAAATGTTGAAGAGTACACTTTATAATGCAGTCATGGCCCATGTTGGAAAACGTGATAAAGACACCTTACGTATTCAGATGCAGGAAAAGCGACAAGTGAATGAGGTGTTTTTTAAAGACCTGGATAATCCTAAGTTCTGGGAAGCAGACTCTCTTCACTACGCTGATGAACGTATCGTAACGGAAGATTTAATGAAGAGAAATCTTTCCACCAATCCGAAGATGATAATGTTTGATGCGTGCTACAACGGTTCTTTTCACGAAAACGACTATATAGCAGGACAATATATTTTTAATGACGGTCAGACATTGGTGGCACAAGGAAATACCCGTAACGTATTGCAAGACCGCTGGACTATTGAAATGATTGGTTTGTTGTCCCATGGTGTACGAGCCGGGCAATACAATAAGCTGATCGCATCACTTGAGGGTCATTTGTTTGGTGATCCCACTTTCCGTTTTGCTCCTGTCGAAGCCAATACTTTAAGTACCGATATAACGCTACACAAAAATGACAAAGCTTATTGGAAGAATTTGTTAAACAGCCCATACGCTGATGTACAAAGTTTGGCCATGCGTATGTTGGCTGATACCGATACCCAAAAGGAATTGTCTCCGTTGCTCCTGAAAAAGTACCGGGAAAGCGGTTTCAATACGGTTCGTATGGAGGCTATCAAGTTGTTGAGCCGTTATCAGGACGATAACTTCATCGAAGCATTACGCGAAGGTTTGAACGATGCTTATGAAATGGTAGCTCGCCAAAGTGCCATTTATGCTGGATTTGTAGGTGACGATTCCTTATTGCCCGCTATTGTGGAAGCATTGGTCGAACATAATGAACGTTTACGCGTACAAATGAGTGCCAACAAAGCTTTAAGCCTTTATCCGAAAGAGAAAGTAGAAAAAGTAATAGAAGACTTTTATGCAAAAGTTGACCGTTTGAATGAAAACGAGGAGAAAAAGCGGTTACTAAGAAGTCTGGAGAGAATGTGTGTACAAGAGGCAAAAGTCCATCAGACTTTGATGGATGTAGCTGCACCGGAAGCAAAACGTATCAGTGCAATCCGCAATGTGCGTAACTATACGTTCCATTTCCACGTGGATGATTATTTGAATGTAATTCGTGATGCAGGTAATCCACAGGAAGTACGTGTAGTAATGGCCGAAGCATTAGGATGGTTTACCAATTCTGTACAACGTCCACACATTCTTGAAGAAATAAAGAAGATGCAACAAACAGCCAATCTTCCGGAAGATTTAAAAGCAGAACTTGAACAGACAATCAAAAGATTAAGTTTATAA
- a CDS encoding AAA family ATPase: MMTEKLEPDEKTIASLNASLEKCWNDAENPLPYIPLVVPPIEVPEFNLFGNGKEWHTEKKDEYTTPATPASTPRDTLQADGADELDFIMGQSLNNMMMEEQRKPVPEILWGGDGNGNALWFENEFAILFGRTNTGKSLYAVQIAEHISGRLGKTVLYLDLELSMKQFQERYTSKDGELHVWPENLHRPDLSMIGDGLYDSDKFLPLIRRMMVRVNAKVLILDNLTFLVNNGGMKAEDVKPICQEFCSWAKEGYSILVVNHTPKIQPFTTLDINHCLGSSMLTNFVQSVFAIGTDSNNPSTGRYVKQLKSRNGRIVWDGNHVIPYVIDKTLDPTMLRFIQPLYLLV, encoded by the coding sequence ATGATGACTGAAAAATTAGAACCTGATGAAAAAACTATCGCTTCCCTTAACGCCAGTCTTGAGAAATGCTGGAATGATGCGGAAAATCCATTGCCGTACATACCTCTTGTTGTGCCACCCATAGAAGTGCCGGAATTCAACCTCTTCGGCAACGGGAAAGAATGGCATACGGAAAAGAAGGATGAATACACGACACCTGCAACACCTGCATCCACACCCAGAGATACACTACAGGCAGACGGAGCGGACGAACTTGACTTTATAATGGGACAATCCTTAAACAATATGATGATGGAAGAGCAACGGAAACCAGTACCGGAGATATTATGGGGAGGTGACGGGAATGGTAACGCGCTATGGTTCGAGAATGAGTTCGCCATCCTTTTCGGGCGGACAAATACGGGCAAGAGCCTCTATGCGGTCCAGATAGCGGAGCATATAAGCGGGCGACTGGGGAAAACCGTATTATACCTCGACCTTGAACTCTCCATGAAGCAGTTCCAGGAGAGATATACCTCAAAGGACGGTGAACTGCATGTATGGCCCGAAAATCTCCACCGCCCGGATCTAAGCATGATCGGAGACGGCCTCTATGATTCGGACAAGTTCCTGCCGTTGATAAGGAGGATGATGGTCAGGGTGAACGCAAAGGTACTGATCCTTGACAACCTCACCTTTCTTGTCAATAACGGGGGAATGAAGGCGGAGGATGTGAAGCCTATCTGCCAGGAGTTCTGTAGCTGGGCGAAGGAAGGCTATTCGATTCTCGTGGTCAACCATACCCCGAAGATTCAGCCGTTCACCACTCTCGACATCAACCACTGTTTGGGCTCAAGCATGCTCACCAACTTCGTACAGTCGGTCTTCGCCATAGGAACGGACAGCAACAATCCCTCGACGGGCAGATATGTGAAACAGCTCAAGAGCAGGAACGGCAGGATAGTATGGGACGGGAACCATGTGATACCTTATGTGATTGACAAGACGCTCGATCCTACAATGCTCCGTTTCATACAGCCTCTTTATTTACTTGTGTAA
- a CDS encoding WD40/YVTN/BNR-like repeat-containing protein, translated as MKIKLFCIVLCLCVFMTCEKNEPVISDEPVIPPTDQPKEPQESISTDGIINWNNEFIIVGDNNMANIGSNDWNAVTYGNGRYVTVGDSNSAACSIDGINWTATSGFNDLSGICYGNGNFIAVGTGGNVRYSDDGAGWSTVTIPGKRNLRAVCYENGKFVAVGENGVIAYSTDGSNWTAKNVGSNDWNSVCYGNGKFVAVENDGGVAYSTDGINWTAKNVGSNWWYGVCYGNEKFVVVGTDGDVAYSTDGISWTTTTISDAPTIMAVCCGNGKFVAVGRIWNASGYYIRAIYYSTDGINWTSKTMGRGELYGICPVQ; from the coding sequence ATGAAAATCAAACTGTTTTGTATCGTATTGTGCCTTTGCGTGTTTATGACCTGTGAGAAAAATGAACCGGTTATTTCGGATGAACCTGTTATTCCACCAACAGATCAACCCAAAGAACCACAAGAGTCAATATCGACAGATGGGATAATTAATTGGAACAATGAATTTATAATTGTAGGAGACAATAATATGGCAAATATAGGAAGTAATGATTGGAATGCAGTCACTTATGGAAACGGGAGATATGTAACAGTGGGAGACAGTAACAGTGCAGCCTGCTCTATTGATGGAATCAATTGGACAGCAACCTCAGGATTTAATGACTTATCGGGAATTTGTTATGGAAATGGAAATTTTATTGCAGTGGGAACGGGAGGAAATGTTCGTTATTCAGATGACGGGGCCGGCTGGTCAACAGTTACTATACCGGGAAAGAGAAATTTGAGGGCCGTCTGTTATGAAAATGGAAAGTTCGTTGCAGTGGGAGAAAATGGAGTGATTGCTTATTCCACTGACGGAAGCAACTGGACTGCCAAGAATGTGGGAAGCAATGATTGGAATAGCGTTTGCTACGGAAATGGAAAGTTCGTTGCAGTTGAGAACGATGGAGGCGTTGCTTATTCCACTGACGGGATCAACTGGACTGCCAAGAATGTGGGAAGTAATTGGTGGTATGGTGTTTGCTACGGAAATGAAAAGTTTGTTGTAGTGGGAACTGATGGGGATGTTGCTTATTCTACTGATGGAATCAGTTGGACTACAACAACTATATCAGACGCCCCCACTATAATGGCTGTTTGCTGCGGAAATGGGAAGTTCGTTGCGGTAGGAAGAATATGGAATGCCTCAGGATACTACATACGGGCTATTTATTATTCTACTGATGGGATCAACTGGACTTCCAAGACTATGGGTAGAGGTGAATTGTACGGAATATGCCCTGTTCAATAA
- a CDS encoding outer membrane beta-barrel protein: MSLFQRVIVVLCLFMSFSAYGQEGSVEFCLCDSVNGDTVEGAVVELVYLSDSTKYHAVSDGSGKAKFQRIAYGDYSVTATFLGYIPSCRRIRLNAHFLSPDTIRMQPDVQLLDEVVISTPALRSTQNGDTLSYHADAYKVVLGANSESLLTKMPGISVSERGVEAHGRTVQKIMIDGEEFFGNDVLSALKNLPADMIEDVEVFNKLSDEAELTGVDDGRGYTAINIRSKPDRRKGTFGRLYAGYGFSDKYIAGGNINNFNSKCRLSVVGLANNISLHNFVTEDIVGATDEEGKNGHSNFVVKPMPGISSVQSLGTNFNTSWLSGSYFFNRTDNSNVPVSQRENLNSGNKVQLTDAEKDLTALNYNHRFSAKMKFNVGERHSFIIRPSLNIQDFSDFSEQRSLVRNRFGCDDIRFVHNRLSDNRNERLGINVSNTFNYRYRFHKRGRSLSMSLLGNYYDNETDALNEQYTFRKPDMPLDPLLASSVSSQQNFRKTRKVMARTGVVYTEPLSRRFRMSWEYAFIYSRDEAAKTVFLRDNETGELSTTADARQSSENRGIYLTHKIGPRFQYAFRKTSITVGGAFQHMNFKGTNILPATGEVYKPYSNLTYEVVANLVINRQNTICIDAKGRTVNPSANLLQDVVSLANLSRVSAGNPNLSPSYLHGFGIRYIHTDARRGSTVAVSLNYNGSGNYIGDSLVADQPDFIVTEGVKLGEGNLFVRPVNIGGYHRLHGKITYGFPVNPLRSNLNIQAQAVINVLPGIINGEYSPVHRNNYLVGASLASNISEDVDFRVSYTGEYVQGEFTTKAGKNNNDYFSHTVSGQLKWAFWKGVTFTGSLSYRQDKGISAPFNDRTLLCNLYLGKRIFRNRLGEISIGINDLFDDNSRRYAHTINSSGTNNIVNQGIERYVAFQLVWHLRNYRK; encoded by the coding sequence ATGAGTCTTTTTCAAAGAGTGATTGTGGTTCTGTGCCTTTTCATGTCTTTTTCCGCTTATGGACAGGAAGGGAGTGTGGAGTTTTGCCTGTGTGATTCTGTCAATGGTGACACAGTCGAGGGTGCTGTGGTGGAATTGGTATATCTGTCCGATTCTACAAAATATCACGCTGTAAGCGATGGGAGTGGTAAGGCTAAATTTCAGAGGATCGCTTATGGTGATTACAGTGTGACTGCAACATTCCTGGGATACATTCCTTCATGCCGCCGCATACGTTTGAATGCGCATTTTCTCTCTCCCGACACAATACGGATGCAACCAGATGTGCAGTTGTTAGATGAGGTAGTAATCAGCACTCCTGCTCTACGTTCCACTCAAAACGGGGATACGCTCAGTTATCATGCTGACGCCTACAAGGTAGTACTGGGGGCCAATTCCGAATCGTTGCTCACCAAGATGCCCGGCATATCTGTTTCAGAGCGTGGCGTTGAAGCCCATGGGCGTACTGTGCAGAAAATAATGATTGACGGAGAGGAGTTTTTCGGTAATGATGTCCTTTCGGCCTTGAAAAATCTTCCAGCTGATATGATTGAGGATGTGGAAGTGTTTAATAAGCTGAGCGACGAGGCCGAGCTTACAGGTGTGGATGACGGCCGGGGGTATACAGCTATCAATATCCGCAGCAAACCAGATCGTCGTAAGGGAACTTTCGGACGCCTGTATGCGGGTTATGGCTTTTCGGATAAATACATAGCCGGTGGTAATATCAATAATTTTAATTCCAAATGCCGTCTTTCAGTTGTTGGGTTGGCCAATAATATCAGTCTTCATAATTTTGTCACTGAGGATATTGTGGGAGCGACGGATGAAGAGGGTAAGAACGGACATTCCAACTTCGTAGTCAAACCTATGCCTGGTATTTCTTCCGTACAGTCTTTGGGGACGAACTTTAATACCAGTTGGCTCTCAGGAAGTTATTTTTTCAACCGTACGGATAACAGTAACGTTCCGGTTTCCCAACGGGAAAACCTGAATAGCGGTAATAAGGTCCAGCTTACCGATGCGGAGAAAGATTTGACAGCCTTGAATTACAATCACCGATTCTCTGCAAAAATGAAATTTAACGTCGGTGAGCGCCATAGTTTTATCATCCGTCCTTCGCTGAATATCCAGGATTTTTCGGATTTCTCCGAACAGAGAAGTTTAGTACGGAATCGTTTTGGTTGTGATGATATCCGTTTTGTTCATAACCGGCTCTCGGATAACCGGAATGAACGTTTGGGTATTAATGTTTCCAATACTTTCAATTATCGTTATCGTTTCCATAAAAGGGGGCGTTCCCTTTCCATGTCGTTGTTGGGTAATTATTACGATAATGAGACTGATGCGCTAAATGAACAGTATACTTTCCGCAAACCGGATATGCCGCTTGACCCTCTTTTGGCAAGTTCGGTGTCCTCACAGCAGAACTTCCGTAAAACACGCAAGGTCATGGCTCGTACGGGGGTGGTTTATACGGAGCCTTTGTCTCGTCGGTTTCGTATGAGCTGGGAATACGCTTTTATTTACAGTCGTGACGAAGCCGCTAAAACGGTCTTTCTTCGTGATAATGAAACCGGAGAATTGAGTACAACTGCGGATGCTCGTCAATCCAGTGAGAATAGAGGAATATACCTGACCCATAAAATCGGACCTCGTTTCCAGTATGCTTTTCGTAAGACTTCCATTACGGTAGGGGGAGCTTTTCAACATATGAATTTTAAAGGGACAAATATCCTTCCTGCAACAGGGGAAGTGTACAAGCCTTACAGTAACCTGACCTATGAGGTAGTAGCCAACCTTGTTATAAACCGTCAGAATACGATCTGTATCGATGCGAAGGGTCGGACTGTGAACCCTTCCGCAAATCTGTTACAGGATGTGGTCAGTCTGGCTAATCTGAGTCGTGTTAGTGCGGGAAACCCTAATTTGTCTCCCTCATATCTTCATGGCTTTGGGATACGTTACATACATACCGATGCCCGAAGAGGCAGTACGGTGGCAGTTTCACTTAACTATAATGGCAGCGGCAACTATATCGGCGATTCATTGGTGGCTGACCAGCCTGATTTTATCGTGACGGAAGGTGTGAAGCTCGGTGAGGGAAATCTGTTCGTCCGTCCGGTCAATATCGGCGGTTATCACCGTTTGCATGGCAAGATAACCTACGGTTTTCCGGTCAATCCCCTGCGCAGTAACTTAAATATTCAGGCACAGGCGGTAATAAATGTCCTGCCTGGGATTATTAACGGAGAATACAGTCCCGTACACCGCAATAATTACTTAGTAGGAGCTTCTTTAGCGAGTAATATCAGTGAGGATGTGGATTTTCGTGTCAGTTATACGGGGGAGTATGTGCAGGGAGAGTTTACAACGAAGGCTGGGAAAAACAATAATGACTATTTTTCACATACGGTTTCCGGCCAGCTTAAATGGGCTTTCTGGAAAGGGGTTACTTTTACAGGCTCACTTTCATACAGACAGGACAAGGGTATCTCCGCTCCATTTAATGATAGGACGTTGTTGTGTAACCTTTATCTGGGTAAACGGATTTTCCGTAATCGTCTGGGAGAGATCAGTATCGGCATCAACGACCTCTTCGATGATAATTCCCGGCGTTATGCGCATACCATCAATTCTTCCGGGACCAACAATATTGTGAATCAGGGTATTGAACGTTATGTGGCTTTCCAGCTTGTCTGGCATCTGAGAAACTACCGAAAATAA